In Brassica napus cultivar Da-Ae unplaced genomic scaffold, Da-Ae ScsIHWf_528;HRSCAF=793, whole genome shotgun sequence, the genomic window TCCCGATGACGGAGCCTGAACAGTGCGTTTCTATAATCTCGGATCCGGGTCGGGTCGGGTTCCTGACCCGGTTGCTATTCGATTCTTCTATAGAAACGCGCGTTAACGCCGCCGCGTTGATAGAGATGGTGGTGACGGGAACGAAGACGGCTGATATTATTAAAGGAACTGTTTTAACCACTGAGTGTATATTCGAAGGAGTTATCGATCTTCTACGTAATCCTACGGTAACGTCGTCCCCACGGCGAGCTCTCAAGATCGGAGTCAAAGCGCTGTTCGCGCTCTGCCTCGTTAAAAACACGCGGCAACTCGCGGTATCCTCCGGTGCGCCGGAGATTCTGATCGACAGACTCGCGGCGGGATTAGACAGGTGTGACACCGAGCGAGCTCTGGCTACGGTGGAGCTGCTCTGCCGAACGCCGGAGGGGTGCGTGGCGTTCGGCGAGCACGCTCTGACGGTGCCGCTTCTTGTGAAGACGATTCTTAGAGTGTCGGATCGTGCGACGGAGTACGCGGCGGGGGCGTTGTTAGCGCTTTGCACGGCGGAGGAGCGGTGGAGAGAGGAGGCGGTGGCGGCGGGAGTGGTGGTTCAGTTGCTGCTGATGGTGCAGAGTGAGTGTACGGAGAGGGCGAAGAGGAAGGCACAGAAGCTGCTGAAGCTTCTGAGAGACTCGTGGCCTGACTACTCCTTCGCTAACTCCAATGATTTCGGCTGCAGCGAAGTGGTccccttttgatttttttttttaattaattccacagtaattatttttttagtctTTTTATTTGAGCAATTAgtagaaaaggaaaaagaaaacacgTAAAGTGGTCATTttttaatgcaaaaaaaaatgtgaattaaaaaatacataaagttCTGATGaccataattatttatatactgGTTTTTTTCTTCAGTGTATGCAACTAATTTCTCTTCTTATTGATTGGCTTTTGGAGCTGGGAAAAGTTGTTAAAAAGCAAATGGAAGATATGCTAAAAGCCTTTAAAGTCATTCTATTTGTATGATGTACAGCTCTCTTGTTGAGTGCCTTGAGTTTTCTAATGAAATGTCATTATACTGTTCTCTGCTTTACATGATGTAGAGAACTCTTGTtcgttgaacaaaaaaaaaaaaaagagaactctTGTTCATTATCTTCTTTACGGGCTTAAAAAGGGCCGAAACTTAATATGTACAGCCCAATACAGTAGTAAAAAAGGGAAACTCAGTTTGGTTTCCAGGTTTACGTGGAtacatttagttttctttttaacgctgatttattagatcttacaattatgatataggaaatattacatagacgattcgacaaccgacaatactacctgccttatgaagacctacgtctaactgcatcatctgagcagtcctatgaagatccacgcctggccagatttacttgcaccatgttgaagatctcttGCAAGCTTTTCCTCTGTAGTCtacataattgtttaataaaccgaTCTCTtcgggacttgaaacctggatttcctgtaatctgcaataaattgcatagtctgggattcgaaccccaaatctgggtgtagaagcctttaaaccttaaccaataggctacggtgcttcctAAGATACATTTCgttttattatcaaaatcagAAAAGAGTCTACACTCATCACATCTCAGAAACACAAACATACCACACAGTTCGTATTACTCACTCAATATATACATTatacacaaacacaaaccaaaGCCCTTGTAAGAAcccttttcttatattttattcatcACATAGTCAAGGCAAGATATTTCTTGCTACTCACTCTTTTCTTCCTGAACAATAGCCTCTTCAAGAACCCTACTCCTTGCTTCTTTCTTGGAACCATCTCACCTTTTGCCTTCTCTGGTTCGTACACTATCAAGGCATTGTTATTGTTACCGTCATCATGAGTAATGCTGTCATAGGATGATGAATCTTTGGCCGTTGACTCTTCAATACTTTCTCGGAGAGAAGGTCTTTTGTGTAGAAATTTCATTGTGCTGCTATTTTCTGTTGTCGATAGAGCTCTTAGTTGCTTCCTTAAATTGGTAATTGTTTCTTGACACTCTGATAACTTCACAGAAGCTGCCGCAACCTCCCATCCCTACAAACAAAAATTCCATCATAATCAAACACCTACGAACcctaaatttttgatattttagtcTGTGAATTTATGTACCTTTCTACTCACGCTTTTGTTTCTTTGCATTGGTTTCTTCGTTTCAACACTGCAAAAAAATCATACAATAGTTGATGAAATTTCAATAGCAAAAGGGAGTAATGTTGAGATCTTTATATGTGATTTAAGGGTTTTTGGTTTACCTTTCTAACTGAAGCTGAAGCTCGATGCAAGTCCCTTCGAGTTCTTCACAACAACTCTTTCTATAATCAAACTCTACTTCAAGAGAAGACAGTTTCTTCTCCGTCTCGTTGAGCTTAGCTTCAGCTATGTGTAGCTTTGTATCAAGATCTTCCTTCATTGACTTCTCAGCTTCCATCTCAGCCTCTACCTTCTCCTTACTCTCTCTCAACTCCCTGACCTCGCCTTCTAAGCTTCTGATCTTTGCCTCGGCTTCCTCAAGCTTACCTTTCAGTTCTTGCCTCTCTTCAGTTTCAACTTTCTCCACTTTTGTTAGACCCAAATGTCTCTTGATCTCATCCTTCGTCATTGGACCTGATTCCACatgaaactaatattacatgctGTGGTTTCGGACCTAGGAGATTACGGGCTTCTGCCAGAACCTCCTggtattcaaaaaataaaaataaaaaagaacctGATTCCACATTTGATTTCCATGTGATGCAGAGAGGATCTCCTTCACCTTTCTTGCTCtctacatcatcatcatcatccatacATCCCAAAGCAATCTTGATGTCTTGCAACAACTCTTTAACACCGCGTTTCGATATCCTCTCTTGCTTTGATACAGCACTCAAAACAACTTGAATCCAGTCGAAAGACCCGTCGTCTTtctcaccatcatcctctcctcTTGGAGCTGCTTTCTCAGTACAAACAATAGCTAACTTCTCCATCTCATTAAAGTCATCCATAAGCAACTTCATCTCCTTTGAACCAGAAGGACTAATCACACTATTTTCACTTCTAATATCGAAACTCGAAGCACTTAGCGGCTTCTGCCCGCGGCTAAGGTCTTTAATCTCCATGTTCTTCCTCATAATGATGTCCATAAGATTCTTGTTCTCGGCTCTAACGTTACCTATCTGCTCCATCAGCAGATCGTACTTAAGCTTCCGGCTCTGAGCTTCATCTCTCATCATCAAATCACTCTTATTATTCGCGTTTCTTCTCTTCATCTCTTCCCCTTCGTTCCTCATGGAGATCGACCTATCAGGAAACTTCTTGCGGAACAGGAGTCTCAGTCTCTTGCACTCGGCTTCGAGCTCCACGATCTTGTTCACGTTCCTGAGCTGCTGTTTGTGCGTTAGCTCCATGGACTTGCGAGTATActctgtttcctctgtttttaCCTCAAGATCCTTTTCAAGAACCGTATACTCGTATCTCAAGAACGCGTTTTCTTTCTCCGTTGCGTCTAGTCTCGTCATCAACGCTTCGAATTCTGATTCCACTTGATGCTTACGCTCTTGCAGGCTCACCGCGAGCTCTTCTTTCGCCACAAGAGACTTCTTGAGCTGAGAGTTCTCAGCTGTTAATGTATGAATCTTTCTCTTCATCTCGATTACATCATCAAACGCAGATTCTTCTTGTCTTGAGCTAAAGTTGTTGTTATCGACTCTCTTTGCGTCATGATCTCTCCCGAGAAGCTCCATTCGCTGGAGGAGCTTATCACAAAAAGGCGATGAATCTCCTCCATCCACCAAACTCATTTCTTCATCTTTCAAGAAAATCTCATCAGCTACATCTTTATCTCCGTAAAGATTCACACGAGGATCTTTCTTAGGAGAGTTTAAGGCTACAGTATCTAGCTTCtcatttagattttttcgaGCTCTCTCGGGTCTAATAACTCCATTTCCTGGAGGAACCGTACGTGCCTAGACACCCAAATCAAATTAATCATCACTCAAAAGACATTTACTAAGCAATCTTGAAATTGAAAAAGCAAATAAAGACAGAACATGAGTTACTAAACG contains:
- the LOC125604357 gene encoding U-box domain-containing protein 25-like, whose amino-acid sequence is MPRSLEPLDLGLQIPYHFRCPISLELMRDPVTVCTGQTYDRTSIESWVSTGNNNTTCPVTRAPLSDHTLIPNHTLRRLIQEWCVANRSNGVERIPTPKQPADPTSVRALLSQASAACGTHVSVRSRAAALRRLRAFARDSEKNRVLIAAHNAKEILIRILFSDVAPELVSESLALLVMFPMTEPEQCVSIISDPGRVGFLTRLLFDSSIETRVNAAALIEMVVTGTKTADIIKGTVLTTECIFEGVIDLLRNPTVTSSPRRALKIGVKALFALCLVKNTRQLAVSSGAPEILIDRLAAGLDRCDTERALATVELLCRTPEGCVAFGEHALTVPLLVKTILRVSDRATEYAAGALLALCTAEERWREEAVAAGVVVQLLLMVQSECTERAKRKAQKLLKLLRDSWPDYSFANSNDFGCSEVVPF
- the LOC106428325 gene encoding filament-like plant protein 4, with product MDANQWRSKKKIESVAETLQGSSRRNIKPQARTVPPGNGVIRPERARKNLNEKLDTVALNSPKKDPRVNLYGDKDVADEIFLKDEEMSLVDGGDSSPFCDKLLQRMELLGRDHDAKRVDNNNFSSRQEESAFDDVIEMKRKIHTLTAENSQLKKSLVAKEELAVSLQERKHQVESEFEALMTRLDATEKENAFLRYEYTVLEKDLEVKTEETEYTRKSMELTHKQQLRNVNKIVELEAECKRLRLLFRKKFPDRSISMRNEGEEMKRRNANNKSDLMMRDEAQSRKLKYDLLMEQIGNVRAENKNLMDIIMRKNMEIKDLSRGQKPLSASSFDIRSENSVISPSGSKEMKLLMDDFNEMEKLAIVCTEKAAPRGEDDGEKDDGSFDWIQVVLSAVSKQERISKRGVKELLQDIKIALGCMDDDDDVESKKGEGDPLCITWKSNVESGPMTKDEIKRHLGLTKVEKVETEERQELKGKLEEAEAKIRSLEGEVRELRESKEKVEAEMEAEKSMKEDLDTKLHIAEAKLNETEKKLSSLEVEFDYRKSCCEELEGTCIELQLQLESVETKKPMQRNKSVSRKGWEVAAASVKLSECQETITNLRKQLRALSTTENSSTMKFLHKRPSLRESIEESTAKDSSSYDSITHDDGNNNNALIVYEPEKAKGEMVPRKKQGVGFLKRLLFRKKRVSSKKYLALTM